The genomic DNA GGGGCGTTCGGCACTAACAtgttcccctctctccctctcccagagACCTCATGCCCAGGACCCTGGAGGGGCAGATCACCATGGAGAAGACCCCCAGCTACTTCGTCACCAAGGAGGCCCCAGCCCGCATCTCCTCCATGTCCAAGGGCACGAAGCTCATCGTGGTGGTGCGGGACCCCGTGACCAGAGCCATCTCGGACTACACCCAGACGCTCTCCAAGAAGCCCGATATCCCCACCTTTGAGAGCCTGACCTTCAAAAACAGGACTACGGGCCTGATCGACACCTCGTGGAGCGCCATCCAGATTGGCATCTACGCCAAGCACCTGGAGAACTGGCTCCTCTACTTCCCCATTGGGCAGATCCTCTTCGTCAGCGGGGAGAGGCTGATCAGCGACCCCgcgggggagctgggcagggtcCAGGACTTTCTGGGCCTCAAGAGGATCATCACCGACAAACACTTCTACTTCAACAAAACCAAGGGGTTCCCGTGCCTGAAGAaggcggaaggcagcagcaaaccccactgCCTGGGGAAGACGAAAGGCAGGACCCACCCCGACATAGACCAGGAGGTGGTGCAGAGACTGCGGGACTTCTACCGGCCCTTCAACATGAAGTTCTACCAGATGACAGGGCAGGACTTCGGCTGGGACTGAGGCTGAAAAAGAtaatttaagaaaaggaaaatataatataatatatattttttttacatatcagtagagaggggggaaaatacagaaaaaaaaaataatagttgtgCTGAAACATGACTtgttctgatttattttgttcttttgacactgctttgttttctttcggAGATGAGGAGGTGTGTCCGCCCAGAAAAGGGGGCTGTGAACAGCAGCCTCGTCCTACTGACATCACCTGCAGCTCAGCTGCTTCCTTCAATGGGCCCAAGGTTTAGCGCcgtctctgtaaaaaaaaaataaaaataaaaatatgcaggtGCAAAGCTTTTAGATGTCCTCAGGTCCACCTCCAGAAATGACAGGGGTGCTTGGGGAAACTGGAGCTTTACTGGGAGGTCAGACAGATTTTGGCTTGCAAATACCACTTTAGACCAGACCTCATCGCTTTTGACAAGGAAACAGAGGAGGCTTAATATCTAATTTGGCTTTCAAATCCTTAccttgggggatttttttttattgcgtGAAACCTTTGGTGACACTTTTTTCATGTATTCGATTTTTTGTTTAAGTTTTGCTCCCCCTAAATCAAGTTCTTTTCATCAACCAAACTTATTTTTCATCCTACAGAAGCCAAAACCAATaatcctttgttttgttttgagacaAAACAGTTTTGGTAGCCAAAAGttgaaagaaagcaaatgatTCTTTTTGACTCTATGATGAAAATCGCCAGGTAGTCAAAAGGCCTCATTCACAGGAGTTGGCTCTAAACCAGTGGTCCCCGTTGCAGTGTGCCCCCCTTTTGCTACGCTGAGgtctttttaattgcttttcccaGGGGGGGCCCATCTGAAGGGATTTGGGTGATGGGCACAGAAGGTCCACACCGAGATGCTGCTGCTCGTGGTACACCTGACTCGAAGGTGATGGGGGACCCACCATCCCACCACTCGTACGCAGGAAACAGGTTCACAGTGTCCGGCGGGTGATATTTAAGCCATAATGAAGAACGTTTTAAGTTGGGCCAGTCTTAAAAAGGTGTAGAAAAggttgtttggggaaaaaaaaaatgaacaaaaattacaTCCAGAAAGgggagagaatgaggagaagaCAATGGACGATTTCTTGTCCTTTCATAAAGGAGAACCGAGGGGGAGGCAGGAACAAGAGCCCTGGGTGTGCAGGGCTTTAAAAATTGTCAGGCAAAACGAATCTCCTGTTTGCAATAACCAGGAGctttaaattctttgctttgaTCCTTATCACCTTTTTTTGGCTGGTAAAAGTGTCTCAGCAACAGAAATCTATTAGCGAAGCAGGATCTTGTATTACTATGGGCTCACTTATCTGCTGGCTCTTTATCTGCAGCGTTTTCTGGAGTACAGGAGCACCTAATTATCGCGTGGTGCTGTATAAACACCACACAATGATGCTCCCTCTCCTGAGTCTTAACTTTAAAAAGCCCCTGATGGGGTAAAACAAACTTAAGTGGGGGGATCACCTGGTAATGCGGTTAGGAAGAAGCCTGGGGACCAAGTTCACTGGCTGCCTGCACGTCCGCCGAGATCTTAATAAAATCACAGCAGCGCAAAGATTTCAAGGAGTCCAAAGAGAATTGTATCTGAAAGTACAGCTTAACCCAAGAGGGAGTCATCTCCACCTTGGGCTGTCCTGCTTAGGAAAACAGCTTGGTACCTGCTCAACTTCATGGCACCAAGGTCCACTGCAGGGGTTGAGCCACATCCCCGCCTCGGCTGCCCTgagcctcctccctcctgcccatccctacacacctccctcccttcccaaggATGCAGAGTCCTGGGATCTTCTCATCCCCTGAAGACACAAACCCAACATGGTTTTGTACGCAAGGCCCACTTCccaatgtaattaaaataacCTCATTAGTGTTGCAAGGCCCTTCTCCCACCATTGTTGCCCCAAAGCCTTACCTGAGCTCGGTTTTCCGTACCCCGGCTGGTGGAGCGGTGGTGATGGGCTGGTGGCACCACGGCCGGGCTGTGCTCAGCAGCGTGtcctggcatggcacagctcagcGCCACCCTTGCTCCTTCCACTGATACCTCCACCCCCTTCCTACCATTCTCGTTCCAGCGTGTCCCATTTTAAGCCCCTTTTTGGCAACGTCCTGTACCACATCTGGGTAAACATCTTACGTCGTCGTCCTCTGCGAAGCCCTtgcagcagaaaggcagatgGGGGGGTCACAGACCCCCAACAGCCCTTTCTCTTACCTGCCTCCCTTCGCCCCCTCAGTGTTCATGTAAGAGATGACATGAGAAAATCAGAGATGGTCAAGCCGCTTTGGCTTCATGGGGTCATGGttcctcccagcatctctgcagcTCATTGCTGGAGCTCAAAGCTCCCAAATTGGAAGAAGTTGGAATAGCGCTGGGCTCTTGGTAATGGTCTCCCCAGTGGTCTCACTGGAAACGAGGGGAGCAATCTGCTTTCTGCCCGTGCCGGCCAGATCAAGGGAGAATGGGCTCAAGGTGTAGCCGAAAGGATGGGGGTTAACTATCGGGAAAACCTTTCTAATAGCAAGGTTTGCTGGGGCAGGAATGGGAGATGGCCACCATCCCTCCCACGCTGTCCTCTTCCATCCCAGGGCAAAAGCCAAGGTGGCAGCGAGGACAAGGCATCACTCAACTGAAACAACCAAAACATCGGCACAACCTCCCAGTGCCAGCACTACCGAGGCACAAAAATCCGAGGTTTTTCCAAGCTGAGAAGAAGATTTAAGTATGCCATTTCTCTGGTATTTCAAGGAGACTTACGGTTGGGCTAATCTGTACATGCCTTTGACAAGTATAAATATCACTTAAgagtatgatttaaaaaaatcaatacaattaTATTGCTATTGTCTCTCATATGGTCACGTTTAGACTACTATAAAGCAGCTTTATAGGGCTACAGATTGTTCTTCCCGTATTGAACTAGCCAGAGCAACACCAAGCACCTTCATACAAATGAGTTTCTACAACTGCCACCAAATCACCGTCGTTAAATCAGTACCGTTTCGGTGTGTCCCCAAGCCTAACTATCATACGTGCCTTTAAAAAAACTCTTCCCAGCACACTGAACTCCGCTACGTAGccatattttccccaaaatgcttGAAAGTTTTACTTCCGCTCGTTTCCGAGGGTTTGAATCCCTTGCTGCACACCTAGTAAAACTATTTAGGGCTCCGAGACCGTAATTGATTTTTTTGATCTGGGCcataagtatttttgaaaaatcccTCCGCGTATGAACAATGGCTTCTAAAAAGACGTCACGCAATCAAATTGCTTTGAACTCTAATAACATTTAAGCCTCTAAACTCTTTAGGCTTATTTTAAAATCCAGCCATGAAGTTTAGGCTATTTTAACCTGAGAATTGGAAGTAAACTATTGAAAACCGCACCCCTCCTAGGCCTACAGTATTGAGCatgtgtatgggggggggggaagcaaaagtagctataaataaaaaagaaagtgatctatgaagtttatttttttaaaagcagaaaaatcaataCATTACTGACGAGAAACTAATTAGGTGTATTAAAATTCTTCTGGTTTCAATAATCAAATGTGCACTGATGAAGCCTAGGCTTATATGCCACACAAATTATTTtagaacatttgttttaaaaaagaacccTTTATCTTTAAGGGTAAGGGTAATAATGAGAAGAAGCATCCTATCGATGCCAAGTGTCAAATTTATcatcgggaagaaattttttacgctgaagGTGGAGAGAcgccggcccaggttgcccagagagatgggagatgccccatccctggaaacactgaaggtcACGTTGGATgcggctctgagcagcctgatctagtggaagatgtccctgctcatggcaggggggtgggaatggatgggctttaaaggtcccttccaacccaaacgattctatgattattgaGCAGACGCATCTCCTTCGCCCCCCATTTGCAGCACCGCACGGGTGGCCTTGGTCAACAGGCAGTGGGGCTCTGTGGGGCACCCCAGCCCTGGTGCGCAGAAACCCCCAGCAGCTGGGGTGCTGAGCACAAGTATTGCCCCCAAAGGCTTcaaaaatcaggtttttttccccattgacgGCACCGTGCTTTGGCACAGGCTTGTAGAGCCCGACTCAGGAAGGCAGTTGAACGGGAGACCTCCCTTCAGCCCCCTGCAGCGGCTCTTTGCACCGTGCTTCAACTGGCCACAGCTGGAAAATTTCGGAGAAATGGGTTTTTCTTTACCAGTGGAGTTTGGCAAGACAAAAACCGGCCCCTCTGCTGCTGTGAATCGCATCGTCGCGATTTCTGGAAGGGCAAGGTCCGGGCTGCCGCGTCCACGTTGTAGTAGTTGGCGCTGATTTGGTGCAGTGGGGAATTTAATCAACTCCTGAGGAAATGCTGCCACCCAATAATTTACACAGTTAAAAGGAATATAAACACCAACGTGCCATGAAGGACGGCGTATGAGACTCCTCTGCGTGGTATTCGGGGTGGTCTTTTGGGGTGCAGCACTAAGAAGTCAAATTTCCAGCAGTGATTTGGCCATGCCTACCCTGCACTGAGCGGTTTTTGCCTAACACCGATCCTCAGCCTCCTCGGT from Rissa tridactyla isolate bRisTri1 chromosome 15, bRisTri1.patW.cur.20221130, whole genome shotgun sequence includes the following:
- the HS3ST3A1 gene encoding LOW QUALITY PROTEIN: heparan sulfate glucosamine 3-O-sulfotransferase 3A1 (The sequence of the model RefSeq protein was modified relative to this genomic sequence to represent the inferred CDS: deleted 1 base in 1 codon) codes for the protein MAVSAAAPPAAEPLPRSIFKKFLVMLCSLLMSLYVFYCLADRCQTLPGPIIAAGAASEEEEGGGGGYLGGSAELPPWQAAAARRKRLLQRLKQRRRRQEAVPGQEVAAGGGGSRAGGSGGGGGGAAGTPGTLTLLLGEGTKRLPQAIIIGVKKGGTRALLEFLRVHPDVRAVGAEPHFFDRNYERGLAWYRDLMPRTLEGQITMEKTPSYFVTKEAPARISSMSKGTKLIVVVRDPVTRAISDYTQTLSKKPDIPTFESLTFKNRTTGLIDTSWSAIQIGIYAKHLENWLLYFPIGQILFVSGERLISDPAGELGRVQDFLGLKRIITDKHFYFNKTKGFPCLKKAEGSSKPHCLGKTKGRTHPDIDQEVVQRLRDFYRPFNMKFYQMTGQDFGWD